Proteins encoded together in one Olsenella timonensis window:
- a CDS encoding ABC transporter ATP-binding protein produces MAALEAQALTLSWDGEHVVVRDVDVTVAPGEVCCLVGRSGCGKTTILHALAGLTTPLSGRVLLHGEDVTGSPGRVSYMLQKDLLLPSRRIIDNVCLPLVLAGMRKADARAKAAPLFERFGLAGCELKWPGELSGGMRQRAAFLRTYLMGADVTLLDEPFSALDALTRTDVRRWFVDVAAELGLSALVITHDVDEAVSMASRIYVLAGAPAAGEPSHVAGIVRVRRVASESFELTDEYLAAKREVMALLG; encoded by the coding sequence GTGGCGGCGCTCGAGGCGCAGGCCCTCACGCTCTCCTGGGACGGCGAGCACGTCGTCGTCCGGGACGTTGACGTGACCGTGGCCCCCGGTGAGGTCTGCTGCCTCGTCGGGCGCTCAGGCTGCGGCAAGACCACGATCCTGCACGCCCTCGCCGGCCTCACGACGCCGCTGTCCGGTCGCGTCCTCCTGCATGGGGAGGACGTGACCGGGAGCCCGGGGCGCGTGAGCTACATGCTTCAGAAGGACCTGCTGCTGCCGAGCCGCCGCATCATCGACAACGTGTGCCTGCCGCTCGTGCTCGCGGGCATGAGGAAGGCCGACGCCCGCGCCAAGGCGGCCCCGCTCTTCGAGCGCTTCGGCCTCGCGGGGTGCGAGCTCAAGTGGCCGGGCGAGCTCTCCGGCGGCATGCGCCAGCGCGCCGCCTTCCTGCGCACCTACCTCATGGGTGCGGACGTGACACTGCTCGACGAGCCCTTCTCGGCACTCGACGCGCTCACGCGCACCGACGTGCGCCGCTGGTTCGTGGACGTGGCGGCGGAGCTCGGGCTCTCCGCGCTCGTGATCACCCATGACGTTGACGAGGCCGTCTCCATGGCGAGTCGCATCTACGTGCTCGCGGGCGCGCCGGCGGCGGGGGAGCCCAGCCATGTGGCGGGCATCGTCCGCGTGAGGCGCGTCGCAAGCGAGAGCTTCGAGCTCACCGACGAGTACCTTGCCGCAAAGCGCGAGGTCATGGCGCTGCTGGGGTAG
- a CDS encoding C-GCAxxG-C-C family protein: MNDGVSVSAVAAAASEFNGRQGDAHMNCGESVIAALWDAFRPDFPRELAVAAGAGMGRGIGGSGCVCGALNGGVAFIGLVTADKARAKPLVSELHDAFRDGTGRGVTCCRALTRGMEWGSAERRAQCQRFCALAAGEAARILAGALGVAVED; this comes from the coding sequence GCGAGTTCAACGGCAGGCAGGGCGACGCGCACATGAACTGCGGCGAGTCGGTGATCGCGGCGCTGTGGGACGCCTTCCGCCCGGACTTCCCGCGCGAGCTGGCGGTGGCGGCCGGCGCCGGCATGGGTCGCGGCATCGGCGGCTCCGGCTGCGTGTGCGGCGCGCTCAACGGCGGCGTTGCCTTCATCGGCCTCGTGACGGCCGACAAGGCCCGTGCCAAGCCGCTCGTCTCCGAGCTGCACGACGCCTTCCGGGACGGAACCGGCAGGGGCGTCACCTGCTGCCGCGCGCTCACCCGCGGCATGGAGTGGGGAAGCGCCGAGCGTCGCGCCCAGTGCCAGCGCTTCTGCGCCCTGGCCGCCGGCGAGGCCGCCCGCATCCTGGCCGGTGCGCTCGGCGTCGCCGTGGAGGACTAG
- a CDS encoding thiamine-binding protein: MNCSVAIQFLPMDATTDDATCDAVDAVIAYIDSTGIDYFVGPFETAIEGDYETCMEILKNCQLVGAKAGCKHMMCYAKINYRPDGDVMSTDRKVGKYHPGDPEFAEKSVEAA, encoded by the coding sequence GTGAACTGCTCGGTTGCCATCCAGTTCCTGCCCATGGACGCCACCACCGACGACGCGACGTGCGACGCGGTGGATGCCGTCATCGCCTACATCGACTCGACGGGGATCGACTACTTCGTCGGCCCGTTCGAGACGGCGATCGAGGGCGACTACGAGACCTGCATGGAGATTCTCAAGAACTGCCAGCTCGTGGGCGCCAAGGCGGGGTGCAAGCACATGATGTGCTACGCCAAGATCAACTACCGACCCGACGGCGACGTCATGTCCACCGACCGCAAGGTCGGCAAGTACCACCCCGGCGACCCCGAGTTCGCCGAGAAGAGCGTCGAGGCGGCGTAG
- a CDS encoding aminopeptidase yields the protein MERPNAWKDYTPEQLDELHYLCEGYKAFISDNKTERECCAAAVTMAEEAGYASLASRIESGEPLVPGDKVYAVNRGKSLMLLQLGTEPLERGVNILGAHIDSPRLDVKQDPLEEKNELATLDTHYYGGIKKYQWVTMPLAIHGVVALKDGSVVPVVIGEDEDDPVFCVTDLLPHLGSQQMGKKASEVIDGEMLDVLIGNRPVVVDEAAAEKDEDAEKSPVKTGVLAILRETLGIEEEDLLSAELEVVPAGAARDLGLDRSMILGYGQDDRSCAYTSLVAQLDAEAPARTAVTLLVDKEEIGSVGATGMTSHFFEDTMAEVLELAGQGGPLALRRCLAASNMLSSDVSAGFDPTFASVFEPKNSAYLGHGLAFNKYTGSRGKSGSNDADAEYVATIRRVMDEGGVHFQTAELGKVDAGGGGTIAYILATYGMNVIDCGVPVLSMHAPWEATSKADVYEAYRGYKEFLKLA from the coding sequence ATGGAGCGTCCGAACGCCTGGAAGGACTACACCCCCGAGCAGCTTGACGAGCTGCACTACCTCTGCGAGGGCTACAAGGCCTTCATCTCCGACAACAAGACCGAGCGCGAGTGCTGCGCCGCCGCCGTGACCATGGCCGAGGAGGCCGGCTACGCGAGCCTGGCGAGCCGCATCGAGTCCGGCGAGCCCCTCGTGCCCGGCGACAAGGTCTACGCCGTCAACCGCGGCAAGAGCCTCATGCTGCTGCAGCTGGGGACCGAGCCGCTCGAGCGCGGCGTCAACATCCTCGGCGCGCACATCGACTCGCCGCGCCTCGACGTCAAGCAGGATCCGCTCGAGGAGAAGAACGAGCTCGCCACGCTCGACACGCACTACTACGGCGGCATCAAGAAGTACCAGTGGGTCACCATGCCGCTCGCCATCCACGGCGTCGTGGCACTGAAGGACGGCTCCGTCGTCCCCGTCGTGATCGGCGAGGACGAGGACGACCCGGTCTTCTGTGTGACCGACCTGCTCCCCCACCTCGGGTCGCAGCAGATGGGCAAGAAGGCCTCCGAGGTCATCGACGGGGAGATGCTCGACGTCCTGATCGGCAACCGCCCGGTCGTGGTCGACGAGGCCGCGGCCGAGAAGGACGAGGACGCCGAGAAGAGCCCGGTCAAGACGGGCGTGCTCGCCATCCTGCGCGAGACCCTCGGCATCGAGGAGGAGGACCTGCTCTCCGCCGAGCTGGAGGTCGTGCCCGCCGGCGCTGCCCGCGACCTGGGCCTGGACCGCTCGATGATCCTCGGCTACGGCCAGGACGACCGCTCCTGCGCCTACACGAGCCTCGTGGCGCAGCTCGACGCCGAGGCGCCCGCGCGCACGGCCGTCACCCTGCTCGTCGACAAGGAGGAGATCGGCTCGGTGGGCGCAACCGGCATGACGAGCCACTTCTTCGAGGACACCATGGCGGAGGTGCTCGAGCTCGCCGGCCAGGGCGGCCCGCTCGCGCTGCGCCGCTGCCTCGCCGCGTCCAACATGCTCTCGAGTGACGTCTCCGCGGGCTTCGACCCCACGTTCGCGAGCGTCTTTGAGCCGAAGAACTCGGCGTACCTGGGCCACGGCCTCGCGTTCAACAAGTACACGGGAAGCCGCGGCAAGTCCGGGTCCAACGACGCGGACGCCGAGTACGTGGCCACCATCCGTCGCGTGATGGACGAGGGCGGGGTGCACTTCCAGACCGCCGAGCTCGGCAAGGTCGACGCGGGCGGCGGCGGCACGATCGCCTACATCCTGGCCACCTACGGCATGAACGTGATCGACTGCGGCGTGCCGGTGCTCTCCATGCACGCGCCGTGGGAGGCCACGAGCAAGGCCGACGTCTACGAGGCCTACCGCGGCTACAAGGAGTTCCTCAAGCTGGCGTAG
- a CDS encoding ABC transporter substrate-binding protein — protein MTDMNLNRRQFLAACGGISATAALAACGGQTGAEDDASGDAADLTHVSFVLDYTPNTNHTGLYVALDQGYFADEGLEVEVVQPPEDGADALIGAGGADMGISYQDYIANNLASDQPMPYSAVAAVIQHNTSGIMSRAEDGITHPAAMEGHTYATWNMPVEQATVRQCVEKDGGSWDNVELVPYETDDDVAGLRANMYDTVWVYEAWAVQSAIVQGVDVNYFSFISVDPVFDYYTPVIAANDDFAKENPDVVRAFLRAVKRGYEYAVENPDEAADILCAAVPELDADLVRQSQTYLADQYVADAESWGVIDPDRWAAFYGWLNDNQLLENQIDVNAGYDLSYLE, from the coding sequence ATGACCGACATGAACCTCAACCGTCGCCAGTTCCTCGCCGCCTGCGGCGGCATCTCCGCCACCGCGGCCCTCGCCGCCTGCGGCGGCCAGACGGGCGCCGAGGACGACGCCTCCGGCGACGCCGCGGACCTCACGCACGTCTCGTTCGTGCTCGACTACACGCCCAACACCAACCACACGGGCCTCTACGTTGCCCTCGACCAGGGCTACTTCGCCGACGAGGGTCTCGAGGTCGAGGTCGTCCAGCCGCCCGAGGACGGCGCAGACGCGCTGATCGGCGCCGGCGGGGCGGACATGGGCATCTCCTACCAGGACTACATCGCCAACAACCTCGCCTCCGACCAGCCGATGCCCTACTCCGCGGTGGCGGCCGTGATCCAGCACAACACCTCCGGCATCATGAGCCGCGCCGAGGACGGCATCACGCACCCCGCCGCCATGGAGGGCCACACCTACGCCACCTGGAACATGCCGGTCGAGCAGGCCACGGTTCGCCAGTGCGTCGAGAAGGACGGCGGAAGCTGGGACAACGTCGAGCTCGTCCCCTATGAGACCGACGACGACGTTGCGGGCCTGCGCGCCAACATGTACGACACCGTCTGGGTCTACGAGGCCTGGGCCGTCCAGAGCGCGATCGTGCAGGGCGTTGACGTCAACTACTTCTCGTTCATCTCGGTCGACCCGGTCTTTGACTACTACACGCCGGTCATCGCCGCCAACGACGACTTCGCCAAGGAGAACCCCGACGTCGTGAGGGCCTTCCTGCGCGCGGTCAAGAGGGGCTACGAGTACGCCGTCGAGAACCCCGACGAGGCCGCCGACATCCTCTGCGCCGCGGTGCCCGAGCTCGACGCCGATCTCGTCCGCCAGAGCCAGACCTATCTCGCCGACCAGTACGTCGCCGATGCCGAGAGCTGGGGGGTCATCGACCCGGACCGCTGGGCCGCCTTCTACGGCTGGCTGAACGACAACCAGCTTCTCGAGAACCAGATCGACGTCAACGCCGGCTACGACCTCTCCTACCTGGAGTAG
- a CDS encoding ABC transporter permease, with amino-acid sequence MPAPSKARRIGVPLAALAALLVVWELLVDLGVVPNFLLPTPVQVAAALVEDAPLIAGHCVVTLGEAAAGLALGVALGFVFAVLMDRFETFYLAFEPLMTVSQTIPTVAIAPLLVLWLGYGALPKIVLVVLSTFFPITVSLVSGFRSVDPDAIDLMRTMNASRWQIFWYAKLPAAADQFFSGLRISATYAIVGAVIAEWLGGNVGLGVYMTRVRKSFSYDRLFASIIVITALSLALMKLVELAQRACMPWKRAEGKQK; translated from the coding sequence ATGCCCGCGCCGAGCAAGGCCCGTCGCATAGGGGTGCCGCTCGCGGCCCTCGCCGCCCTGCTCGTGGTCTGGGAGCTCCTCGTGGACCTGGGCGTCGTGCCCAACTTCCTGCTGCCCACGCCGGTGCAGGTGGCGGCCGCCCTCGTCGAGGACGCGCCGCTCATCGCCGGGCACTGCGTGGTCACGCTGGGGGAGGCCGCGGCCGGCCTCGCGCTGGGCGTGGCCTTGGGCTTCGTCTTCGCGGTGCTGATGGATCGCTTTGAGACGTTCTACCTGGCCTTCGAGCCGCTCATGACCGTCTCCCAGACCATCCCGACCGTTGCCATCGCGCCGCTTCTGGTGCTCTGGCTCGGCTACGGGGCCCTACCCAAGATCGTGCTCGTGGTCCTCTCGACGTTCTTCCCGATCACGGTCTCGCTCGTCTCGGGCTTCCGCTCGGTCGACCCCGACGCAATCGACCTCATGCGCACGATGAACGCCTCGCGCTGGCAGATCTTCTGGTACGCCAAGCTGCCCGCCGCCGCCGACCAGTTCTTCAGCGGCCTGCGCATATCGGCGACCTACGCCATCGTCGGCGCCGTCATCGCCGAGTGGCTCGGCGGCAACGTCGGCCTCGGCGTCTACATGACGCGCGTGCGCAAGTCCTTCTCCTACGACCGGCTCTTTGCCTCGATCATCGTCATCACCGCGCTGTCGCTTGCGCTCATGAAGCTCGTGGAGCTCGCGCAGCGCGCATGCATGCCCTGGAAGAGGGCAGAAGGGAAGCAGAAATGA
- a CDS encoding aminotransferase class V-fold PLP-dependent enzyme encodes MDIRQNPYKADFPLLASHPDIAFLDSAATAQRPACVLDAQRHFYETMNANPLRGLYGLSVEATAAVGHARELAARLIAAPDPRDVVFTRNTSESLNLVAKSFSPLVLGPGDEVAITIMEHHSNLIPWQEACRAAGARLVYLYPEKDGTLTDAEIAKKVGPHTRIVAAAHVSNVMGCELPVRRLADAAHAVGAVMVVDAAQSVPHLPVSVDELGADFLAFSGHKALGPMGVGVLWGRRELLDQMPPMLTGGEMIDSVREQDATWAPVPEKFEAGTQDAAGIYATGVGLAYLTEAVGYEAVAEREGALVAYAMERMADLGFVDLIGPEDPARHHGVISFNVRGVHPHDVASILDTSGVCIRAGHHCAQPLLAWLGVENLACCRASLAFYNDKSDVDRLVDGLTQVWGIFHGSN; translated from the coding sequence ATGGACATCCGGCAGAACCCGTACAAGGCCGACTTCCCGCTGCTCGCCTCGCACCCTGACATCGCGTTCCTTGACAGCGCCGCTACCGCGCAGCGCCCGGCGTGCGTCCTCGACGCGCAGCGTCACTTCTACGAGACGATGAACGCCAACCCGCTGCGCGGCCTCTACGGCCTGTCGGTGGAGGCCACGGCCGCCGTGGGGCACGCGCGCGAGCTCGCCGCCCGCCTGATCGCGGCCCCCGACCCGCGCGACGTCGTCTTCACGCGCAACACGAGCGAGAGCCTGAACCTCGTGGCCAAGTCCTTCTCGCCCCTCGTCCTCGGGCCCGGCGACGAGGTGGCGATCACGATCATGGAGCACCACTCCAACCTCATCCCGTGGCAGGAGGCCTGCCGCGCTGCGGGCGCACGCCTCGTCTATCTCTATCCCGAGAAGGACGGCACCCTCACCGACGCGGAGATCGCCAAGAAGGTCGGGCCGCACACGCGCATCGTGGCGGCGGCGCACGTCTCCAACGTCATGGGCTGCGAGCTGCCCGTCCGCAGGCTGGCGGACGCCGCGCACGCCGTGGGCGCCGTAATGGTCGTGGACGCCGCGCAGTCCGTCCCGCACCTGCCCGTGAGCGTGGACGAGCTGGGCGCAGACTTCCTCGCGTTCTCCGGCCACAAGGCGCTCGGCCCGATGGGCGTGGGCGTACTCTGGGGCCGCCGCGAGCTCCTGGACCAGATGCCGCCGATGCTCACCGGCGGCGAGATGATCGACTCCGTCCGCGAGCAGGACGCCACCTGGGCGCCCGTGCCCGAGAAGTTCGAGGCGGGCACACAGGACGCCGCCGGAATCTACGCCACCGGCGTGGGGCTCGCCTACCTCACCGAGGCCGTGGGCTACGAGGCCGTGGCCGAGCGCGAGGGCGCGCTCGTGGCGTACGCGATGGAGCGCATGGCGGACCTGGGCTTCGTCGACCTCATCGGCCCCGAGGACCCCGCCCGCCACCACGGCGTCATCAGCTTCAACGTGCGGGGCGTCCACCCGCACGACGTGGCGAGCATCCTCGACACCTCCGGGGTGTGCATCCGCGCCGGCCATCACTGCGCGCAGCCGCTGCTCGCCTGGCTCGGCGTGGAGAACCTCGCCTGCTGTCGCGCGAGCCTGGCCTTCTACAACGACAAGAGCGACGTCGACCGCCTGGTCGACGGCCTGACCCAGGTCTGGGGGATCTTCCATGGCAGCAACTGA
- the sufU gene encoding Fe-S cluster assembly sulfur transfer protein SufU: MAATDLYNAAFMDHVSHPDYKYQMEDADCSHEGVNPSCGDELTFSVRFADDGTIEEAAFTGHGCAISQASADIMSDLMIDKTPEEARELCALFMRMVRGEETDEAALEALEDGTLLRDIAHMPARVKCAELAWRTLDEMLEARE, encoded by the coding sequence ATGGCAGCAACTGACCTCTACAACGCGGCCTTCATGGACCACGTGTCCCACCCCGACTACAAGTACCAGATGGAGGACGCCGACTGCAGCCACGAGGGCGTCAACCCCTCCTGCGGCGACGAGCTCACGTTCTCCGTGCGCTTCGCCGACGACGGCACCATCGAGGAGGCCGCCTTCACCGGGCACGGCTGCGCCATCTCGCAGGCGAGCGCCGACATCATGAGCGACCTCATGATCGACAAGACGCCTGAGGAGGCACGCGAGCTCTGCGCCCTCTTCATGCGCATGGTGCGCGGCGAGGAGACCGACGAGGCCGCGCTCGAGGCGCTCGAGGACGGCACGCTGCTGCGGGACATAGCGCACATGCCGGCACGCGTGAAGTGCGCCGAGCTCGCCTGGCGCACCCTCGACGAGATGCTCGAGGCCAGGGAGTAG
- a CDS encoding Rrf2 family transcriptional regulator has protein sequence MAGMFSTKGMYALRAMADLAAHDGWVSLGDVARRQHISRKYLEQVISLMHRAGYVESQRGKGGGYKLTRAPEDYTLGELLRAAEGSLAPVSCLDCTNEEICPQVGTCPTVGVWRDLGRVTAGYLDSKTLADLVRDPASGDDAPCAARPM, from the coding sequence ATGGCGGGGATGTTCTCGACCAAGGGGATGTACGCGCTGCGGGCGATGGCCGACCTCGCCGCGCACGACGGCTGGGTCTCGCTCGGCGACGTGGCGCGCCGCCAGCACATCTCGCGCAAGTACCTCGAGCAGGTCATCTCCCTCATGCACAGGGCAGGGTACGTGGAGAGCCAGCGCGGCAAGGGCGGCGGATACAAGCTCACGCGCGCGCCCGAGGACTACACGCTCGGGGAGCTGCTGCGCGCCGCGGAGGGGTCGCTCGCGCCGGTGAGCTGCCTCGACTGCACCAACGAGGAGATCTGCCCGCAGGTGGGGACCTGCCCCACCGTGGGCGTCTGGCGCGACCTCGGTCGCGTGACGGCCGGCTACCTGGACTCCAAGACCCTCGCCGACCTCGTGCGCGACCCAGCCTCGGGCGACGACGCCCCGTGCGCCGCCAGGCCGATGTAG
- a CDS encoding FAD-dependent oxidoreductase gives MPEKFPALSSPFSIGKVTIKNRFVMAPVTTGTYLNPDGSFSPSGIEYFVRRAQGGMGLLQTGALNTDTEVDPYSALGGAFRTAPDAFLATSDAMLTRTRAYGARFFVQLTLGLGRNYPGLYGPSENPVFGAPDQTSPELTVDQIHRKVDQLVEAAAIAQRAGFDGVEVHSIHWGYLLDQFASSLTNRRTDEYGGTLENRLRVSREICEGIKQTCGEDFPVTMRLGLKSYARGFMQASFDGSDEAYRTLEEGVRICQLLEQAGYDALDVDTGTYDSFYYACPPMYLKRGYMVELAERAKEAVSVPIIVGSRMGDVRVDEQGVAEGKFDAVAIGRPMFADPDLPIKVEAGRPERIRPCIACNQGCLGRLFAQLPVGCAVNPEVGRDASYAVTPATTRRHVAVVGGGVAGMEAARTAARRGHDVTLLERTDELGGHLISGGMHDFKVEVRELNAWYQRELADLGVDVRMGVEATPEALDALAPDAVVLAVGSTAVMPAIEGADGEKCVGCIEALRNEGALGHHVVIVGGGLVGCEMALDLINKGHEVEIVEALGDILSSGIAVPLPNAMYLRDAFAHHGTPLHVGRRIAAVTDEGAVVEDVTTGERETLPADSVVIAVGFRPQPSIAEALKGRGYEVYEVGDGRQVGNIMTSIWDAYEVAHTL, from the coding sequence ATGCCCGAGAAGTTCCCGGCACTCAGCAGCCCGTTTTCCATCGGCAAGGTCACCATCAAGAACCGCTTCGTGATGGCGCCGGTCACCACGGGCACCTACCTCAACCCCGACGGGTCCTTCTCGCCGTCGGGCATCGAGTACTTTGTCCGGCGCGCCCAGGGCGGCATGGGCCTCCTGCAGACCGGCGCGCTCAACACCGACACCGAGGTCGACCCCTACTCCGCGCTCGGCGGCGCCTTCCGCACCGCGCCCGACGCGTTCCTCGCCACCTCCGACGCCATGCTCACGCGCACCCGCGCCTACGGCGCCCGCTTCTTCGTGCAGCTGACGCTGGGACTCGGCCGCAACTACCCCGGCCTCTACGGCCCGTCGGAGAACCCCGTCTTCGGCGCGCCCGACCAGACGTCGCCCGAGCTCACCGTCGACCAGATCCACCGCAAGGTGGACCAGCTCGTCGAGGCGGCGGCCATCGCCCAGAGGGCGGGCTTCGACGGCGTCGAGGTCCACTCGATCCACTGGGGCTACCTGCTCGACCAGTTCGCGTCCTCGCTCACCAACCGCCGCACCGACGAGTACGGCGGCACCCTCGAGAACCGCCTGCGCGTGAGCCGCGAGATCTGCGAGGGCATCAAGCAGACCTGCGGCGAGGACTTCCCCGTGACCATGCGCCTGGGGCTCAAGTCCTACGCCAGGGGCTTCATGCAGGCGAGCTTCGACGGCTCGGACGAGGCCTACCGCACCCTCGAGGAGGGCGTGCGCATCTGCCAGCTGCTCGAGCAGGCGGGCTACGACGCGCTCGACGTGGACACCGGCACCTACGACTCGTTCTACTACGCATGCCCGCCGATGTACCTCAAGCGCGGCTACATGGTCGAGCTGGCCGAGAGGGCCAAGGAGGCCGTGAGCGTGCCGATCATCGTGGGGTCGCGCATGGGCGACGTGCGCGTCGACGAGCAGGGCGTCGCAGAGGGCAAGTTCGACGCCGTGGCGATCGGGCGGCCGATGTTCGCCGACCCGGACCTCCCGATCAAGGTCGAGGCCGGGCGCCCCGAGAGAATCCGTCCGTGCATCGCCTGCAACCAGGGCTGCCTGGGCCGCCTCTTCGCGCAGCTGCCCGTGGGCTGCGCGGTCAACCCCGAGGTCGGGCGCGACGCCTCCTACGCCGTGACCCCTGCGACCACGCGTCGGCACGTCGCGGTGGTGGGCGGCGGCGTGGCCGGCATGGAGGCCGCGCGCACGGCGGCGCGTCGCGGCCACGACGTCACGCTGCTCGAGCGCACCGACGAGCTCGGCGGGCACCTCATCTCGGGCGGCATGCACGACTTCAAGGTCGAGGTCCGCGAGCTCAACGCCTGGTACCAGCGCGAGCTGGCAGACCTCGGCGTGGACGTGCGGATGGGCGTCGAGGCCACGCCGGAGGCGCTGGACGCGCTCGCGCCCGACGCGGTGGTGCTCGCGGTGGGCTCGACGGCCGTGATGCCGGCCATCGAGGGCGCCGACGGCGAGAAGTGCGTGGGCTGCATCGAGGCGCTGCGCAACGAGGGCGCGCTCGGGCACCACGTGGTCATCGTCGGCGGCGGGCTCGTGGGCTGCGAGATGGCGCTCGACCTCATCAACAAGGGTCACGAGGTAGAGATCGTGGAGGCGCTCGGCGACATCCTGTCCAGCGGGATCGCGGTGCCGCTGCCCAACGCGATGTACCTGCGCGACGCCTTCGCCCACCATGGCACGCCGCTGCACGTGGGCAGGCGCATCGCCGCCGTGACCGACGAGGGCGCCGTAGTCGAGGACGTCACGACCGGAGAGCGCGAGACGCTGCCGGCCGACTCCGTGGTCATCGCCGTGGGCTTCCGCCCGCAGCCGTCGATAGCCGAGGCGCTCAAGGGCCGCGGCTACGAGGTCTACGAGGTCGGCGACGGCCGCCAGGTGGGCAACATCATGACGTCCATCTGGGACGCCTACGAGGTGGCGCACACGCTGTAA
- the fba gene encoding class II fructose-1,6-bisphosphate aldolase — MLVNATAMLRAAEKGHYAVGAFNTNNLEWASSILDAAEELQSPVIIQCTSGAAKWQISYKVVADIVKQLVEDKNITVPVALHLDHGTYEDVFKCIEAGFTSVMYDGSHEETFDLNLKRTEEVVKAAHAKGISVEAEVGGIGGVEDGVASNGELADPEQCKAIADLGVDFLACGIGNIHGIYPENWAGLSFERLGEIKALTGDLPLVLHGGTGIPVEQIQKAISLGISKINVNTDLQVVFAEATRAYIEAGKDQQGKGYDPRKLLKPGRDAIVDRTKELIVEFGSEGKGWA; from the coding sequence ATGCTCGTCAACGCTACTGCCATGCTCAGGGCCGCCGAGAAGGGCCACTATGCCGTCGGCGCGTTCAACACCAACAACCTCGAGTGGGCGTCCTCGATCCTCGACGCCGCCGAGGAGCTGCAGTCCCCGGTCATCATCCAGTGCACCTCCGGCGCCGCCAAGTGGCAGATCAGCTACAAGGTCGTCGCCGACATCGTGAAGCAGCTCGTCGAGGACAAGAACATCACCGTGCCCGTGGCGCTGCACCTCGACCACGGCACCTACGAGGACGTCTTCAAGTGCATCGAGGCCGGCTTCACCTCCGTCATGTACGACGGCTCCCACGAGGAGACCTTCGACCTCAACCTCAAGCGCACCGAGGAGGTCGTCAAGGCCGCGCACGCCAAGGGCATCTCCGTCGAGGCCGAGGTGGGCGGCATCGGCGGCGTCGAGGACGGCGTCGCCTCCAACGGCGAGCTCGCCGACCCCGAGCAGTGCAAGGCCATCGCCGACCTGGGCGTCGACTTCCTCGCCTGCGGCATCGGCAACATCCACGGCATCTACCCCGAGAACTGGGCCGGCCTCTCCTTCGAGCGCCTCGGTGAGATCAAGGCCCTGACCGGCGATCTGCCGCTCGTCCTGCACGGCGGCACCGGCATCCCCGTCGAGCAGATCCAGAAGGCCATCTCCCTGGGCATCTCCAAGATCAACGTCAACACCGACCTCCAGGTCGTCTTTGCCGAGGCCACCCGCGCCTACATCGAGGCCGGCAAGGACCAGCAGGGCAAGGGCTACGACCCGCGCAAGCTCCTCAAGCCCGGCCGCGACGCCATCGTCGACCGCACCAAGGAGCTCATCGTCGAGTTTGGCTCCGAGGGCAAGGGCTGGGCGTAG